One region of Mucilaginibacter gotjawali genomic DNA includes:
- a CDS encoding L-threonylcarbamoyladenylate synthase, whose translation MLIKIYPENPNPKAIEQVVEVLRKGGLIIYPTDTVYGLGCDITNHRAIEAICKIRNIKPEKANFSFICYDLSHISDYIKPIDNTTFRVLKKALPGPFTFIFNASHNVPKLLSSNKKTVGIRVPDNNIAREIVKALGNPILSTSIKDDDEIIEYSTDPELIHEKYENLVDVVIDGGYGENIPSTVVDCTEGDFEIIREGKGELDLFL comes from the coding sequence ATGCTTATAAAAATATATCCTGAAAACCCTAATCCGAAGGCAATTGAACAGGTCGTTGAGGTTCTCCGCAAGGGCGGCCTGATTATTTATCCTACCGATACCGTGTATGGTCTCGGCTGTGATATTACCAATCACCGGGCTATCGAGGCGATCTGCAAGATCAGGAACATCAAACCGGAGAAAGCCAATTTTTCATTTATTTGTTACGACCTGAGCCATATATCTGATTATATCAAGCCAATTGATAACACTACGTTCAGGGTGCTTAAAAAGGCATTACCGGGGCCGTTTACATTTATATTTAATGCCAGCCATAACGTACCAAAATTGCTTAGCTCAAACAAAAAGACAGTGGGTATAAGGGTGCCTGATAATAATATAGCCCGCGAAATTGTAAAAGCACTGGGCAACCCGATCCTTTCCACCTCGATAAAAGACGATGACGAGATTATCGAATATTCAACAGATCCGGAATTGATCCACGAAAAATATGAGAACCTGGTCGACGTGGTCATTGATGGTGGGTATGGAGAAAATATACCGTCAACAGTGGTTGATTGTACCGAAGGTGACTTTGAGATTATCCGCGAAGGAAAAGGTGAGCTGGACTTGTTTCTGTAA
- a CDS encoding aromatic ring-hydroxylating oxygenase subunit alpha — protein sequence MPDFFVDPNIARAQTIDAAFYTSAEVFEACKEKIFAPTWQFIGDEDLVRESGDVYPFTLLPGCLDEPLLLTRDKAGKINLVSNVCTHRGNLVAEKACKLNDLKCRYHGRKFNLDGKFLSMPEFKEVENFPTAADNLPKLELFKWGKLLFTSVSPQYPQEMFFRDMIERVSWLPLDEFEFKPELSRVFNVKANWALYCENYLEGFHIPFVHAGLNAVIDYGEYATELFFPYSSLQLGLARSHEDCFDLPRDSPDHGKNVAAYYFWVFPNMMFNFYPWGLSVNVVEPVSAGECRVKFFSYAQDASKLGKGAGAALDKVEAEDEEIVENVQKGVRSRFYKHGRYSVNREQGTHHFHRILTEFMG from the coding sequence ATGCCCGATTTTTTTGTTGATCCCAATATTGCCCGAGCCCAAACGATTGATGCTGCTTTTTATACCAGTGCCGAAGTTTTTGAGGCCTGTAAGGAAAAAATATTTGCACCAACCTGGCAGTTTATCGGTGATGAAGACCTGGTAAGGGAAAGTGGCGATGTTTACCCTTTTACATTGCTGCCCGGTTGCCTGGATGAACCTTTGTTGCTAACGCGGGATAAGGCAGGGAAGATAAACCTGGTGTCGAACGTATGCACTCACCGGGGGAACCTGGTTGCCGAAAAGGCCTGTAAGTTAAATGATCTGAAATGCCGCTATCACGGGCGCAAATTCAACCTCGATGGTAAGTTTTTGTCGATGCCGGAATTTAAAGAGGTAGAAAATTTCCCTACGGCAGCTGACAATTTACCGAAGCTGGAGCTGTTTAAATGGGGTAAATTACTGTTCACCTCTGTCTCCCCGCAATACCCGCAGGAAATGTTTTTCAGGGATATGATAGAAAGAGTAAGTTGGCTCCCGCTGGATGAATTTGAATTTAAACCTGAACTATCCCGCGTGTTTAATGTAAAAGCTAACTGGGCGCTCTATTGCGAAAATTACCTGGAGGGCTTTCATATCCCCTTTGTACACGCCGGCCTGAACGCGGTAATTGATTACGGGGAATACGCAACTGAATTATTTTTTCCCTATTCAAGTCTTCAACTGGGGCTAGCCCGCAGCCATGAGGATTGTTTCGATCTTCCGCGCGATTCACCTGATCATGGGAAAAACGTAGCCGCCTATTACTTTTGGGTGTTCCCCAACATGATGTTCAATTTTTATCCCTGGGGCCTTTCAGTTAACGTGGTAGAGCCGGTATCCGCAGGGGAGTGCAGGGTGAAGTTCTTTTCGTACGCGCAGGATGCTTCTAAATTGGGTAAAGGGGCCGGCGCCGCGCTGGATAAGGTGGAGGCTGAGGATGAAGAGATTGTGGAAAATGTTCAGAAAGGTGTGCGCTCAAGGTTTTATAAACACGGCCGGTATTCTGTCAACAGGGAGCAGGGTACCCATCATTTTCACAGGATACTGACGGAGTTTATGGGGTGA
- a CDS encoding YceI family protein, translating into MKDVTKPVTLAVEFGGSADDFYGNTKAGFEITGKINRKEFGLTWDGVTEAGSIVVGEDIKLIINVQFAKVK; encoded by the coding sequence ATTAAAGATGTTACCAAACCAGTTACTTTAGCTGTAGAGTTTGGCGGTTCGGCCGATGATTTTTATGGCAATACCAAAGCTGGTTTTGAAATTACCGGTAAAATTAACCGCAAAGAGTTTGGCTTAACCTGGGATGGCGTTACCGAAGCCGGCTCGATTGTTGTTGGCGAAGACATAAAACTGATCATCAACGTTCAGTTTGCAAAAGTGAAATAA
- a CDS encoding YceI family protein — MATITKWVIDPMHSEVQFKVKHLVISTVTGSFKSFEGTAEAEGDTFENANIEFALNVDSIDTNQVQRDGHLKSAEFFDAEKYPQITFKSTSFKIKVVVIMN, encoded by the coding sequence ATGGCAACCATAACAAAATGGGTAATCGACCCAATGCATTCAGAAGTTCAGTTTAAAGTAAAACATTTGGTTATTTCAACAGTAACCGGTTCATTTAAAAGCTTTGAAGGCACAGCTGAAGCAGAAGGAGATACCTTTGAAAACGCAAATATTGAGTTCGCTCTTAATGTTGACAGCATTGATACCAACCAGGTGCAAAGAGACGGGCATTTGAAATCAGCTGAGTTTTTTGACGCTGAAAAATATCCGCAAATCACCTTTAAATCAACTTCCTTCAAAATAAAGGTGGTAGTGATTATGAACTGA